One Paenibacillus sp. FSL W8-0186 genomic window carries:
- the guaD gene encoding guanine deaminase, producing the protein MDNYMQVFQGTAFSSKSPKEIHILKDYLFCIHADGVIAKIVSPEDSGYQPLLDHYQGKRNFHRLADGQYFLPGFIDLHVHAPQWAQSGTALDIPLYDWLNTYTFPLESKFSDLDFAKKIYDDVVSTLLANGTTTALYFATVHKEASLLLAEICAGKGQRGLVGKVVMDDPGQNPEFYRDADTHTALVDTEEFIIAVQELAKSTKQGVYPVVTPRFIPSCTDEALKGLGELAAKYDAYVQSHCSESDWAHGYVQDRFQKNDAFALNDFGLLRDKSVMAHCNFLDDHDADLFAETGTAIAHCPISNAYFANSVIPIAHLHSKNVEIGLGSDISGGFSPSLYDNIRQAVISSRMLEDGVNTSLPASERGVPGSRITIHEAFYLATAGGGESLSLPIGRIEENNAWDVQVIDTKLPSAKLPIFNEDENLDDVFQKIMYLVRPEHIREVWVQGKRVHSR; encoded by the coding sequence ATGGATAATTATATGCAAGTATTTCAAGGCACTGCTTTTTCCAGCAAATCCCCCAAAGAAATTCACATCCTTAAGGATTATCTGTTTTGTATCCATGCAGACGGTGTTATAGCAAAAATCGTTTCACCTGAGGATTCCGGCTATCAGCCTCTGCTGGATCATTACCAAGGGAAGCGTAATTTCCATCGGCTGGCTGACGGCCAGTATTTCCTGCCTGGTTTTATCGATTTGCATGTCCATGCCCCGCAATGGGCCCAGTCCGGAACCGCACTGGACATTCCACTCTACGACTGGCTAAACACGTACACCTTCCCGCTGGAGTCTAAATTCTCGGATCTAGATTTTGCAAAAAAAATCTACGACGATGTGGTAAGCACCCTTCTCGCGAACGGAACAACCACGGCGCTTTATTTTGCAACGGTTCATAAAGAAGCCAGCTTGCTGCTGGCTGAAATCTGTGCCGGTAAAGGCCAGCGCGGACTCGTCGGCAAGGTCGTCATGGATGATCCCGGGCAAAATCCGGAATTTTATCGCGACGCGGATACACATACGGCACTCGTAGATACGGAAGAATTCATTATAGCTGTGCAAGAATTAGCCAAATCCACGAAGCAAGGCGTCTACCCGGTAGTAACGCCGCGGTTTATTCCAAGCTGTACGGACGAAGCTTTGAAGGGCCTCGGAGAGCTGGCCGCCAAATATGATGCGTATGTTCAATCACACTGCAGCGAGAGCGACTGGGCGCACGGTTATGTACAAGATCGATTCCAGAAGAACGATGCCTTTGCCCTGAATGATTTTGGCCTTTTGCGTGACAAATCCGTCATGGCTCATTGCAATTTCCTCGATGATCATGATGCAGATTTATTTGCCGAGACAGGAACAGCCATTGCCCATTGTCCCATCTCAAACGCCTATTTTGCCAATAGCGTCATCCCGATCGCTCATCTTCATTCCAAAAACGTCGAGATCGGACTCGGCTCGGATATTTCGGGAGGCTTCTCGCCTAGCCTGTACGATAACATCAGACAAGCGGTCATCTCTTCGAGAATGCTGGAGGACGGCGTGAATACCTCCCTTCCGGCCAGCGAACGAGGCGTACCCGGATCGCGAATTACGATCCATGAGGCATTCTACCTGGCCACTGCTGGCGGCGGTGAGAGCTTAAGCCTTCCCATCGGCCGGATTGAAGAAAATAATGCCTGGGACGTACAAGTGATCGATACCAAGCTGCCATCCGCCAAATTGCCGATTTTTAATGAAGATGAAAACTTGGACGACGTGTTCCAGAAAATAATGTATCTGGTTAGGCCTGAGCATATCCGCGAGGTGTGGGTGCAGGGTAAGAGGGTGCATTCGCGTTAG